From Epinephelus fuscoguttatus linkage group LG17, E.fuscoguttatus.final_Chr_v1:
GAATAAGATGGTTACACCTTAGTAGAGCTGCTTGAATGTGTTTCTGTTCTTTTGCAACCCTCAGGCTTTAAATTCCAATTTCCAAGAAAGTCCTCTGTACTTATCCTATTAGCAGTGGTCTAAACACTCCAAATCTACAAATCACAGTTACTCTGACTACTATGCAGAGCATAATTTgcacagaaaatgcatttatcCTGAAGGAAGCTGCTCTCTTGTTACATCTTTCATTTACACTGCAAATAAGAGCTATCTTATCTTAACACTCCAATCAGCTACATGTAGTGCAGATATGGCCACACAAtcaattttaaacatttaagtAGGATATGAATTCTGATTGCTGAAAAAGATGAGACAGAACCACCAGACCACACAGTATCAAAAGTACAAAATCTTTCAAAATTACTAAAAGAAAAGTGGATGAATCTCACTGTTTATGACTTTATGGTCTGTCCTTTCATCTTTCTTGTTCTATTGATGTTATGGGGTTTTAAAtaacatattattttattattatttttagtgtGCAGGCATGGAAAATCTCTTTGTGGTAGCTTCTGATGATCCAAGTTAagaataaagaagaaaaaacgcTGCTATTATATTAGTTATCAGCTTTGATGATTTCAAACCAGTGTAATGTCACGTTAAGTGTATATGTATTCAAGAATTCCCAGTGTGTATATCAAATATAATGCCACATGTGGATGAGACCGTAAACTTGGATCTAAGTCCAGTGTTTAAGCATGAAACACGTGTTACTGTGCTATAACCTTtcaacacacacagccagacaAAAATGGCTACTTAAGACCACATAGTAGTCACAATTGCTCGACAGCAAAGCTGGAGAGACTACTCTGGCTACATAGGTGGCATTATGGTTTCTCTGTAGCACGTCGCCAAGCCAACAGGGGCTCTGAGAGTACTGTATATTCCCTAGAAAGCTGAATGACTCAGTAGCAGCAGTGAGAATGTTCTAGACTGATACAAGGCTTTAGCATCTCTAAAGCTATTGAGCTGAAATGGGAAATGAAAGCGATTCATCGTATCTTCCATCCAAACCACTTCCATGGTTCTATCAGGCCGTTATTGCTTCAGCGGAGCCCGTCAGCTGACACTTGTTTGGCTACCGTTAGCTAACGCTGGCTTAGCTCGCGAGCTgagttagctaactagctaactgtTACCGTTAGCCGGCTAGCCGGTTAGCCATTTCATACGTTAACGTGGTTATATCCCTCTATTTGATGTTAACGGCGTTAATAACGCCAAACGGTTGTTGACCCAAGCTGTATCAGTTTCATTACACACAGCCTCTTCAATTTCACACACTATCAGTTAGCCGGTAGAGAGTGACGACAAATGCTAACACGGCTAACTAGCTTCCTAGCTGAAGTTGTGGGCAGGGGCATGACGTTAGAGCTCCCCACCGGCGAAATCGACAAACCTGAGTGACAGAGGCATCTTCTGCGATGGCgatttcttctttgtctttagGAGTTTTTACTGTGACCTTAATAATAGTTCCCTCCGATTCTTCAggtttattattgttgttattaccaGGATCTGCGGCGCCTTGGTCAGCCATCTTTACTCCGCCGATGGAACAGCTCGGGTCTGGCGTCAGCTTCCGGGTCATAAGAGGTCAAACCTCTTTCCAGAACGAATCTCAGGAGTTCACGTCTGCCTGGTTGTCTCGGTCACTACactgaaaatatgctttttcTGTTCATACAGGTTTGTGTAGTGTTTGATAAAGGCGCTGCCTGTTAGAACTTGTTTCTAAAGATGATAGTTGGCCTGTGTCAGGAAAGTTGTCCAaatatttattctatttaacATGAATCAACTGTGACAATTTGCTGCTTGTTCCTATTTCAATGTCTCAAAAACAGCTGAATAAATCACATATTGCTCTGGGATATACAATGATGGATATTTTCCAGAACTTACTAAATGATTACTTAGTCAAAAATATGTAATTGACACGTTAATCtattatgaaaataatcataagTTCCAGCATCAAAGTAAAGTGGTCAAATCATGTCAAATAATCTTATTTTTACAGATTTGTGATATATTATCACACATCACAAATGTGCCTCAAGGGGCTTTACACTCTGTGCAGAGGTGTAAACCTTCCTCGATTTGGATTAGTATGAACCCTCCCCCAAGAAAAACcttaaacagggaaaaaaattacATATCTAATTGGTCAatagggttgcaacggtatgaCAGTTTTACAATAACCATCTtagaaaatgtcacagtttCACTGTATCACGGTACATGATATCAGACAATAATTATCATCAGTTACAATGACCcataaaggaatgaaaacatattttttgtttgtttgtttgtttgtttgtttgttttttagttaaaaaaaaacctcttgatTTAAAAGTCTGTGTAAAAGTCTGAGAGGCGGTGCAGGAGTAAAGCAGATGTGCACATGcagatgagattttttttttttattcatttgcatttttgttttccatACTGTTGATAAGCAAACCATATGATAACTGGCAATTTTCATATGGCAGTTTATGCTCAGGATGTCTTTATTATCCTTCAGGGACAATTTGTTGTGCAGTCAGTAGTATCGTACacatataaatgaataaaaaaatatgcaataaatacagaaaaagacATCACATAGAGttagtttaaaataaaatgaaataaaataaaaagtatgaCATGAAAGGGTCATGTTGGTATAATACTGTTCCTTTACTATTTAGTTTTTGCTTAAAATAATTATATCCCCCGGCAGTCAGGAATTAGAGCACATGTTCACACTAAGTTTTGTTCATATTTGTGTTTAAAGTTGCACCAGTTGAATATCCAATAAACCCAGGAGCTACAAGTGTAAGTTGTTTTCTAACTACAGTGCATATGGTGTTGATCTCTTATTTCCACACTCACAACTGTTATTGAATCTGAGGAGAACTGACCTCTCTAAGGTCATCATCACTTCACAACATACTGAATTGCTCTGTGGCGAGTATTAACATAATTTTGTGTCTGCATCTGTTTAGAAATGTCAGACTTAATTTCTAGTTTTGATCAACCAGTTAATTACAATACagtgtgttaaccacagatGGGAATGGCTTTTTTGTTAGACGACCCTGGGTTGTGTTTCTTTAGTTATGAATATGTGTGAATATGCATATGCATATAATCCTAATGCTCAGGCTCCTTCGTAAGGTCATAAGGGCACCGCTGTAAGAGCTGGCCAGAGTCTCAGGGGAGCCAAAAGCTGGTCTTATACCCTATTAAACATTTTGTACCACAATACAGTGAGAACTTGGAAATAATAATGTTAGCCTGTCTGACCAATGCTGACCTGTTCAGTCAGGAGTCATCTGATGGGACTCCCACTCCTCTGTTGCCCTGGGCTCCGGCCAGGAGTGCCAGCAACAGTTTATTATGAACACACTTGtctgacatttacatttttaaacagtttatcCAGAGAAGCTTCTCTAAAAAAAGGGCCTTCCATGCATACAGAACTACTACAGTCTCATTGGTTGGCCACCAGTGCCTTCACTAGAGCGGCTGGACCTTAGGTGCCTTGCTCAAGCGTCTCCTCAGTGGGGGCCATTCACTGCTTATCATAACTGCCCtttcttgtttatttcttttcacAGACTGAGACTGAACCATGCTCTGCCtcgtgctcacacacacacactcagacacatgcAGACAAACAGAATCTCCTACAATCTCTCACATTACTCACAACCTGtttgaacattatgtacatagTATGTTACGGATTGTATGTTTGTCTATGAAATACATGACCTGAACAGTTTACTTTTTGTGATTGCCTCCTGGAAAGAGTGTGCGTCAGCTTAAGAGAGAGCAATATGTAtactttgggtttttttgtgagtCACATTAGTTGATGAAAATGTTCACTTTTTtcttcagccacaaaatgaccatttgtatatcaattagtcATCAAGAAAACATACATACCTCCATGAAAAACAgcgaacatattgatttattgagtGATTGACATTTACCAGACAAaaccatatcaaaacatctgttatcAAACTCTCTCACAACttttgcagtataatccaagtctcatttatcccgccatatgctcagtatttcccaTCACTTGCATTTCTGCTTCAAAACCTTAGTATTTgaatctggctttgaagagagcgcagatatgtttcactttcagttcagtttttaaaagTACGGTTTAAGCAGAAATTCATGCGTATGGAAAGTACCGAGCATATGACTGGAGAAATGAGACTTGGTTTTTACtgaatgagttgtgtgagagtctgtAAACACATGTTTAAtgtagtgttgctgttgtttaatacAGACCCCAATCAATTGATGAATCAATACGTTTGCTGTTTTCCAtaaggcatgtgagaaaatcAAACTTTCTTCACAATTCAAGTAACACAGGGAGTTACATATGGTCAACTGAGTGCAATATTCCTTTAAGGTGTTGCTcagcaaataaaacatacatttgatcTTAGTTAAGACAATCCTATAGTAGTGGCAGAGAGACACTGCCTGTATAGAGCGCTCCCTCTATATGTGTCCCTCCACACCGCCGCAGTGTGACAGCACTGAAAGAAAAGCGTGTTTCAGCATATTGCattgacacacacagtcctgcaTACCTATGCATATCCCCAGTTCTAGAGCACAccatttacaaacaaacaaaaaatcccCAAAAAGAAACATGGACCACCACCACCCCTTTTCCAAGGCCCCACAAACCCAgcatagacacacacagtcaaatgTACGGGGTCACATGCACCGTGGCCCCTACAGTGTCTCATTCAAGTGCATCCCACACAGGGAGACAGACTGCTGCAAAGGATTTTGCTTTCATCAACAGAAAAACCAGGGGACAACTTTTTGGTTGTAGTATTGTCTGtgactctctctctttccccccaAGTGAGcaacagctctctctctctttctctctctttccccctccACTCGTTTCTATCTCTACCTCTGAAAGGTGGGCAGTAGAGAGGGTGCATTTCCAGAAACAAGGTAAGGGATCAGATTtctgggtgttttttgtgtgtatccTAGTGCAATACATTGTAGCTTATGATGACTGTGATTGGAAAGAGGCTGGCAGAGTCAGATAAAACCTCATTACTGCTGAACAAGCACTGGTGTGACAGGAGGATAGGGAAGGGGAACAACGACAAACCGTAACATCAAAGCCTTTACAGTGGTCTTACTTTGCATCTGCTCAACTAATAGTGATGTTTCCACTAAAGAAGAGGTAAATATGTTTGATTTAAAGAGTGTGTTACTTACAAATCAGGGGTTCAAGCAACTATtcgttgttgtttgtttcattaataAGTGGTTGCCGTTATGTTTATGATTGGCTGGCAGTGTATGTGGTTTTCAATCGGAGCTCCAAGTCAAGTAtttaatttcactgtcacaacCCTTTCTTGATGGATACTTTGTGAACTGTTGGCAGACTTTGTATGAGTactaacacatttttaaagatgttATTGTTCAAGTAATGCAATGTCgtgaacatatttcagtgtgttaATTTTAGCTATTATATATCCATCCTCTTAAGCTGCAGGACTTGaaacagtatgtgtgtatgttaagTGTGAAATGTCTTTGACTTTGTCACACTGTAAGTACGTGAACATGTGTGTGCAGTATTAACTTCCATTTTTTCCTCACTACATCACAGTTGCTCTGCAGCGGCCCCATTATCTCAGCTCAAGATGTACAGCTTTATGGGAGGGGGCCTGTTCTGTGCTATTGTTGGTAATATCCTGTTGGTGGTCTCCACTGCAACGGACTACTGGATGCAGTATCGCCTCTCTGGAAATTATGCCCACCAGGGTCTGTGGAGGTACTGCATGTCCAACAAGTGCTACATGCAGACTGACAGCATAGGTAAGGACACTCAGAGACCCCGGCCTACAATTTCAAAGTCCCTATATATTTGAGCACCAGCtagtcatggatggattactgagcgGGCCTACTGCACAAAGGCCcaagggcccaaagtgtcagggggccttcacttgcaaaatgtctcTGAAATTAACATTTTAGGACCAAggggagactcaaaatgaccacaaagagatgcaggaggattgtaaagagacagaaaataactacagaaacaggcaaaacaaccacgaggagacacaaaatgacaaataagaCACAAAGTACCTCAAAAAGAAGGCTCCCATGTGGAGGGGCCCTCTTAATCTGTGTCCAGGGGCCCACTGTTTCATGATCTGCCTTTGCAGCTAATGCAAGAGACATGCCTTTTTATTTCAAGTGTGACAAATGTTATTTGATGCCACATACTGCTCAGTCTTGTGCATCTGTTATTTGGAATTAAAGGGGACTATATATAAATAGACTATAGACGATATAAAGAGGTTTACGAGGATGGCGTATTTGATTGATATTGATTTCTACCTGTTTCCTTCCAGCGTACTGGAATGCCACCAGGGCCTTCATGATCCTTTCAGGGATGTCATGCTTCGCAGGCATCATCGCTGGCATCATGTCCTTCTCTCACTTCTCCTCCTTTGAAAGGTTCAACCGCTCCTTTGCTGCAGGAATCATGTTTTTCGTCTCCAGTGAGTCTTGTTTCTCCTgaattcagacacacacacacacacacacacacacacacacacacacacacacacacacacatttacacttaGCTTAATAATAACTAGAATATAACTCCCTTTTCCCCTCTTAGCTTTCTTTGTTCTGCTGGGTATGGCCATTTATACTGGAGTGACGGTCAACTTCCTGGGGAGGCGCTTCGGTGACTGGCGCTTCTCCTGGTCCTACATACTGGGCTGGGTGGCCATGCTCATGAACTTCTTTGCAGGTGAGAAAAGACAAGGGCCAGGAGGCAATCTTTGGCCAgacatttattattatcattattactcaAAGTTGTGAGAGAGCTCAGAATAAGCAATAACCACAGAAGgtaaaatcaaatatttttgccaatcaccttttttttgctACGCATTTTGACATCATATCTAGTCCCACTGATATTGTGTGAATAAAATCTTAATAAATATTCATAGCCAGattgtttaaaggtccagggtGAGGGATACATTagcagaaattgaatatgatataataagtatgttttctttgttgtaaaatcacttgaaaataagaatcattgggTTTTTgataccttagaatgagctacTTATATCTACATAAGAAGTGGGCTCTTTCCCCACTGAGTCTGCCAtattatttctacagtagcccagaatggacaaatcaaagcTCAactctagatggggccattcacgttttcacATCGGCCTCTGTAGTTCTCCTGCGCTCCTGGCACATTGGAGAAGTTTAatttctgcaacctcactgttAGATGCAGCTCAATCCTacgcact
This genomic window contains:
- the LOC125904762 gene encoding lens fiber membrane intrinsic protein-like isoform X2; its protein translation is MYSFMGGGLFCAIVGNILLVVSTATDYWMQYRLSGNYAHQGLWRYCMSNKCYMQTDSIAYWNATRAFMILSGMSCFAGIIAGIMSFSHFSSFERFNRSFAAGIMFFVSTFFVLLGMAIYTGVTVNFLGRRFGDWRFSWSYILGWVAMLMNFFAGIFYICAYRMCECRRGTGPR
- the LOC125904762 gene encoding lens fiber membrane intrinsic protein-like isoform X1 encodes the protein MFPLKKSCSAAAPLSQLKMYSFMGGGLFCAIVGNILLVVSTATDYWMQYRLSGNYAHQGLWRYCMSNKCYMQTDSIAYWNATRAFMILSGMSCFAGIIAGIMSFSHFSSFERFNRSFAAGIMFFVSTFFVLLGMAIYTGVTVNFLGRRFGDWRFSWSYILGWVAMLMNFFAGIFYICAYRMCECRRGTGPR